A single genomic interval of Streptococcus suis harbors:
- a CDS encoding PTS mannitol-specific transporter subunit IIBC: protein MENTSIRVRLQKLGTTLSNMVMPNIGAFIAWGVLTSLFIPTGWLPNETFATIVGPMIKYLLPLLIGYTGGYNVYGQRGGVMGAILTMGVIEGSSVPMFIGAMVVGPFGAWVIKKFDQAIQPKIRPGLEMLVNNFSAGLIGFVLMLVTFKVVGPFVESMTGVVGDGVQAIVDMKLLPLANIIIEPAKVLFLNNALNHGIFTPLGTEQVLEAGKSVLFLLEANPGPGLGILLAYAFFGKGSAKSSSWGAMVIHFLGGIHEIYFPYVLMKPALFLAAIAGGVSGTFVFQTLGAGLAGAASPGSIIAVTLMLPKGDNTFGNALAVYAGVFAGALASFLVASIILKADKSEGESLEAAQAATKAAKAVAKGQAVETVAAEISANSVKQIIFACDAGMGSSAMGASLLRDKVKKAGLDIPVTNKAIANLQDTEYTLIVTQQELADRAAQRTPRAIHVAVDNFLTSPKYDEIVAKLVGQAQEVSPRQVSLDAEAEVDLNYIDEVVFAYGQAQGSATMGQATLAAIFKNKGIGIPVATVPYDKLTEHNAKNILVVTTIAQQAEVQQVAPNAQLLVVDSLVTTPEYDKIVARMHK from the coding sequence GGCCCGATGATAAAATATCTCTTGCCACTTTTGATTGGTTATACTGGTGGTTATAATGTTTATGGTCAACGTGGTGGTGTCATGGGTGCCATCTTGACCATGGGGGTCATCGAGGGCTCGTCTGTTCCAATGTTTATTGGAGCCATGGTCGTGGGTCCTTTCGGTGCCTGGGTTATCAAGAAATTTGACCAAGCTATTCAGCCAAAAATCCGTCCAGGTTTGGAAATGTTGGTTAACAACTTCTCTGCTGGTTTGATTGGTTTTGTCTTGATGTTGGTGACCTTCAAAGTTGTTGGTCCATTCGTTGAAAGCATGACTGGCGTGGTTGGTGATGGTGTACAAGCGATTGTCGATATGAAACTCTTGCCACTTGCTAACATCATCATCGAGCCAGCTAAGGTACTCTTCCTCAACAACGCCCTCAACCACGGGATCTTTACCCCGCTTGGTACAGAGCAAGTCTTGGAAGCTGGCAAGTCTGTTCTCTTCCTCTTGGAAGCTAACCCTGGTCCAGGTCTTGGTATCTTACTTGCCTATGCCTTCTTTGGAAAAGGCTCTGCTAAATCATCTTCATGGGGGGCAATGGTCATTCACTTCCTCGGTGGTATCCATGAAATCTACTTCCCATACGTATTGATGAAGCCAGCTCTTTTCCTTGCTGCTATTGCTGGTGGTGTATCTGGTACCTTTGTTTTCCAAACCTTGGGTGCAGGTCTTGCTGGTGCTGCCTCTCCAGGTTCAATCATTGCGGTTACCTTGATGTTACCAAAAGGTGATAATACATTTGGAAATGCATTGGCCGTATATGCTGGTGTATTCGCAGGTGCTCTTGCTTCATTCTTGGTAGCTTCTATCATCTTGAAAGCTGACAAGTCAGAAGGAGAATCATTGGAAGCTGCTCAAGCGGCTACAAAAGCTGCAAAGGCTGTTGCTAAAGGTCAAGCGGTTGAAACAGTCGCTGCAGAAATCTCAGCAAATTCTGTTAAACAAATTATCTTCGCCTGTGACGCAGGTATGGGTAGCTCTGCTATGGGTGCTTCGCTACTCCGTGATAAAGTTAAAAAAGCTGGATTGGACATTCCTGTTACCAATAAGGCTATTGCCAACTTGCAAGATACAGAATATACCTTGATTGTTACTCAGCAAGAATTGGCGGACCGTGCTGCTCAACGTACACCACGCGCTATTCATGTCGCAGTTGACAACTTCTTAACCTCACCAAAGTATGATGAAATTGTTGCGAAACTAGTCGGTCAAGCCCAAGAGGTTTCTCCCAGGCAAGTAAGTTTAGATGCAGAAGCAGAAGTAGATTTGAACTATATCGACGAAGTGGTCTTTGCCTACGGTCAAGCCCAAGGTTCTGCTACAATGGGTCAAGCAACTCTAGCAGCTATCTTTAAAAATAAGGGGATTGGTATTCCAGTAGCCACTGTTCCTTATGATAAATTAACAGAGCACAATGCTAAAAATATTCTGGTTGTTACCACTATTGCCCAACAGGCAGAGGTTCAACAAGTTGCACCGAATGCACAACTCTTGGTAGTTGATAGTCTAGTGACTACACCAGAGTATGACAAAATTGTCGCTCGCATGCACAAGTAA
- a CDS encoding BglG family transcription antiterminator — MLLTKREEQLMKAFLQVGKLSLKEMADILQVSSRTVYRTLSDLTDFLIEHEIDLVKDGKKYYLSGDLSALEDYKTLDSYSPSQRLELMIYQLLTSQEVITNEQFQEQFLVSNVTVIQDIAVIEKRLSDFDLCLVRHKGYGIEGTNSQKRRLLAILLANAIAIQDFWQDNYDNYPSLDKEVVEESRRAFESHQTVLGDIDSKLKQLLIILLSLADNQEELESRVGVSKEALDFSQKVFMDLAKIGKRFYNIQEIIFFASILDELIIKRQEVPLFRESFDSSFYYNISQLIDSVSRFTKIDFIKDRLLFPLLFNHIRLSLAVPMLFPDHATTNVAYLATQKNPFLHRLVSLVIQDIFPTYLHNEYEYELVTLHFASSLRRSPDIYPIRLLLVTDERPLTTSVLVSKIKNIAPFVEWIDVQSTTNLSQLNLEHYDYCLTTKPVGQDGLDLISTFPNTQEILDLQETLQAIQENRTVLIREDIKEENHYDLQAYLKASSQVLQSFRLIHLGQQTSFDEAVVATVGELDHVADRAYLADKLLTRFSVSPLAIPQTNLALIHTQSSQVRHSQFVIVELENSVSALSMNNQQEAVQRILVMLTPLGVEAEVRELMTAISQSIIENKLYTEIYRTGNQEIIYQLLNSIFTETIKKLEK, encoded by the coding sequence ATGCTATTAACAAAACGTGAAGAACAATTGATGAAAGCTTTCCTCCAAGTAGGGAAGCTTTCATTGAAAGAAATGGCTGATATTTTACAGGTGTCCTCACGAACGGTTTATCGGACCTTGTCTGATTTGACAGATTTTTTGATCGAGCATGAAATCGATTTGGTTAAGGACGGGAAGAAGTATTATTTGTCTGGTGATTTGTCGGCTCTGGAAGACTACAAGACTTTGGATTCCTATTCTCCTAGTCAACGCTTGGAACTCATGATCTATCAGCTCTTGACCAGTCAGGAAGTGATAACCAATGAACAATTTCAAGAACAGTTCTTAGTTTCCAATGTGACGGTCATTCAAGATATTGCAGTCATTGAAAAACGCTTATCGGATTTTGACCTGTGCCTTGTGCGTCACAAAGGTTATGGAATAGAGGGTACAAATAGTCAGAAAAGGCGACTTTTAGCTATCCTTTTAGCCAATGCGATTGCTATTCAAGACTTCTGGCAGGATAATTATGACAACTATCCAAGTTTGGACAAGGAAGTGGTAGAGGAAAGTCGTCGTGCCTTTGAAAGTCACCAAACTGTTTTGGGTGATATTGATTCTAAACTCAAGCAGTTGCTGATCATTCTCTTGAGCCTAGCTGACAATCAGGAAGAATTGGAGAGTCGAGTCGGTGTTTCCAAGGAGGCTCTGGATTTTTCGCAGAAAGTCTTTATGGATCTAGCAAAGATTGGCAAACGGTTTTACAATATCCAAGAAATTATCTTCTTTGCAAGTATTTTAGATGAGTTAATTATCAAGCGACAGGAAGTGCCACTCTTCCGAGAAAGCTTTGATAGTAGCTTCTACTACAATATCTCCCAGCTGATTGACTCGGTATCACGCTTTACCAAAATTGATTTTATCAAGGATCGGCTTCTTTTTCCTCTGCTATTTAATCACATTCGTTTAAGTTTGGCAGTGCCTATGCTCTTTCCAGATCATGCCACGACCAATGTTGCTTATCTGGCTACCCAGAAAAATCCCTTCCTACATCGACTGGTCAGCTTGGTTATACAGGATATCTTCCCGACCTACTTACACAATGAATATGAGTATGAACTGGTCACCCTGCACTTTGCATCAAGCTTGCGCAGAAGTCCAGACATTTATCCAATTCGTTTGCTCTTGGTGACGGACGAAAGACCACTGACGACAAGTGTTTTGGTGTCAAAAATCAAAAATATCGCACCATTTGTGGAATGGATTGATGTTCAGAGTACGACAAATCTGTCACAGTTGAATTTAGAGCACTATGATTATTGCTTGACAACAAAGCCTGTCGGACAAGACGGACTGGATTTGATTTCTACCTTCCCAAATACCCAGGAAATTCTGGACTTGCAGGAAACTCTACAAGCTATTCAGGAAAATCGTACGGTCTTGATACGGGAAGACATCAAAGAGGAGAATCATTACGATCTGCAGGCCTATTTAAAAGCCAGTAGCCAAGTCTTGCAATCCTTTCGCCTAATTCATCTTGGTCAGCAGACTAGTTTTGATGAGGCAGTAGTCGCTACTGTTGGAGAGTTGGATCATGTGGCTGATAGAGCTTACTTGGCAGACAAACTCTTGACCCGCTTTTCAGTCAGTCCGCTGGCCATTCCTCAGACAAATCTGGCCCTTATACATACTCAGTCTAGTCAAGTAAGACATAGTCAGTTTGTTATTGTTGAACTGGAAAACAGTGTTTCCGCCCTCTCCATGAATAATCAGCAGGAAGCGGTCCAACGCATTTTGGTCATGTTGACGCCTTTAGGCGTGGAGGCAGAAGTCCGCGAATTGATGACAGCTATCAGTCAATCCATTATCGAAAACAAACTTTATACAGAGATTTACCGGACGGGCAATCAGGAAATCATTTACCAGTTGCTCAATTCAATCTTTACCGAAACTATCAAGAAATTGGAGAAATAA